The window GCGGAAAATATCTCTTCCATGCCCGGCCTCGCGTGGAGAGAGTCACTGCACCTTCCATAGTTGCTTTCTTACAACAACCCCGTGCTTGATCCAACACAGTTATTTGGCTTGCCATTCCCTTTGCCGGACGCCCATGTCGCCTCGTCCCGCATTCATTCCGCTACCCGCATTTGAAGGGGATCAAGCCCATAGTCGTTCAGTTTTTTCCGCAGCGTATTGCGATTGATGCCCAGCAGGCCCGCTGCGCGAATCTGATTGCCATCGACGCTCGCGAGCGTCTCCTGCAGCAGGATTGGTTCAACCACCGCCAGCAGATCGTCGTGCAGGCTCCGGTTCAGCTGCCCAAGGCCGATTCCCAACTGCCGCCTCGCCCATTCCCGCACAGCCTGGCCCAACTGGTCCGCCGGCGCTGCATAGTCTGGCGGCACCATATCCAGAGGCAGGCTGTTGCGAAGCATGTCCGCGGCAATCACATTTTCGCGACTGAGCACTGCAAGCCGCTGCATCAGGTTTTGCAGTTCGCGGACATTGCCCGGCCAGTGATAGGCCATCAACAGCTGCGCAGCGTCGTCGGACAGCGTCTTGCGGGGCAGCCCGTCCTGCGCCGCCCGGTCGAGGAAATGCCTCGCCAGCAAAATGACATCCTCGCGCCGCTCTCTCAGCGCCGGAAGTGAAATGGGCACGACATTCAATCGATAATAAAGATCCTGGCGGAACCGGTTTTCCTCGATCAAGGTCGGCAGATCCTTGTTCGTCGCCGCGATGATGCGAACATTGACCCGTACCGGCTTCGATCCGCCCACGGTCGTCACTTCGCCCGACTGCAGCACGCGCAGCAGCCGCGTCTGCGCCTCCATCGGCATGTCCCCGATCTCGTCGAGGAAAAGCGTGCCCCCTTGCGCCTGCTCGAACTTTCCGGCCGTCCGCACAGTGGCGCCGGTGAAGGCGCCCTTTTCATAACCAAACAGTTCTGCTTCAATCAGTTCGCGCGGAATAGCCGCCATGTTGATGGCGACGAAGGGTTTTGTCCGGCGCTGCCCAAGGCTGTGGA of the Sphingobium herbicidovorans genome contains:
- the ntrC gene encoding nitrogen regulation protein NR(I), giving the protein MTVTGSILVVDDDPAICLVVGEALRRLGHKVKTASSIRERSLLIDSVDPDVLITDVMLPDGDGLDGVAGILERKPGLSVIVLSAQNTLNTAIRATEKGAFEYLPKPFDLNELARAVSDALGAGNAGEGDQEDGGLPHDGLPLVGRSPAMQEVYRTIARVLSNDLSILVLGESGTGKELVAEAIHSLGQRRTKPFVAINMAAIPRELIEAELFGYEKGAFTGATVRTAGKFEQAQGGTLFLDEIGDMPMEAQTRLLRVLQSGEVTTVGGSKPVRVNVRIIAATNKDLPTLIEENRFRQDLYYRLNVVPISLPALRERREDVILLARHFLDRAAQDGLPRKTLSDDAAQLLMAYHWPGNVRELQNLMQRLAVLSRENVIAADMLRNSLPLDMVPPDYAAPADQLGQAVREWARRQLGIGLGQLNRSLHDDLLAVVEPILLQETLASVDGNQIRAAGLLGINRNTLRKKLNDYGLDPLQMRVAE